The Edaphobacter sp. 12200R-103 genome contains a region encoding:
- a CDS encoding dihydrofolate reductase family protein, which yields MSKVRVAGFGVSLDGFGAGIEQSLENPLGKRGPEIFQWFFHTNTFCAMHGQEGGSTGEVDDIFAQRAMENFGAFILGRNMFGPVRGPWLDNSWKGWWGNNPPYHTPTFVLTHHRREPLVMEGGTTFHFVTGGIEEALGLAKKAAGSKDVKIGGGVATVRQYLKAGLIDSLHIALAPVLLGQGEPLFEGLDLHALGFSITERKASEYATHLVLEKA from the coding sequence TGGACGGTTTCGGCGCTGGGATCGAGCAGAGCCTCGAGAATCCGCTGGGAAAGCGAGGACCGGAGATCTTTCAGTGGTTCTTTCACACGAACACCTTTTGCGCCATGCACGGGCAGGAAGGGGGAAGCACCGGAGAGGTGGACGACATCTTCGCGCAACGGGCGATGGAAAACTTCGGCGCCTTCATCCTCGGCCGCAACATGTTCGGTCCGGTGCGCGGCCCATGGCTGGACAACTCATGGAAGGGGTGGTGGGGTAACAATCCGCCGTACCACACACCCACCTTCGTTCTCACACATCACAGGCGTGAGCCTCTGGTGATGGAAGGGGGAACCACCTTTCACTTTGTGACGGGCGGCATCGAAGAGGCGCTGGGCCTTGCGAAGAAGGCTGCCGGCAGCAAAGACGTCAAGATTGGAGGCGGCGTGGCCACAGTGCGGCAGTATCTGAAAGCCGGCCTCATCGACTCTCTCCACATCGCGTTGGCCCCCGTGCTTCTCGGCCAGGGAGAACCACTGTTCGAAGGTCTGGACCTTCATGCGCTGGGGTTCTCCATCACCGAGCGCAAAGCTTCGGAATACGCCACCCATCTCGTGCTCGAGAAAGCATAG